One Sporomusaceae bacterium ACPt DNA window includes the following coding sequences:
- the lptB_3 gene encoding Lipopolysaccharide export system ATP-binding protein LptB: MYIETRDLIKTFKTRNVVNGVSLRVEQGQIVGLLGANGAGKTTTFYMIVGLERPNSGQIFINGEEITHMPMYKRSRYGIGYLPQEASIFRKLSVEENLMAILETTKLTPAERKDKMEGLLEEFHVGHVRRRKGSELSGGERRRVEIARALATDPAFILLDEPFAGVDPIAVADIQEIISYLKKRGIGVLITDHNVRETLSIVDNAYIMNEGRILISGGSDTIANSEVAKKYYLGQNFSL; encoded by the coding sequence ATGTATATCGAGACCCGCGATTTAATAAAAACATTTAAAACCCGCAATGTGGTAAACGGGGTTAGCCTGCGTGTAGAACAGGGGCAGATCGTCGGTCTCCTGGGAGCCAACGGCGCCGGCAAGACCACCACTTTCTACATGATTGTCGGCCTGGAACGCCCCAACAGCGGTCAGATCTTTATCAACGGCGAGGAAATAACTCATATGCCGATGTACAAGCGTTCCCGGTACGGCATTGGCTATCTGCCGCAGGAGGCGTCCATTTTCCGCAAACTGTCGGTAGAAGAAAACCTGATGGCGATCTTAGAGACAACTAAGCTTACACCGGCCGAACGCAAAGACAAAATGGAAGGATTGCTTGAAGAATTTCATGTCGGCCATGTCCGCCGGCGCAAAGGCTCGGAACTCTCCGGCGGTGAACGCCGCCGGGTGGAAATTGCCCGGGCGCTGGCCACCGACCCCGCCTTCATCCTCCTGGACGAACCTTTTGCCGGCGTTGACCCGATTGCCGTGGCCGACATTCAGGAGATCATCAGCTACCTTAAAAAACGGGGCATCGGTGTGCTTATTACCGACCATAATGTTCGCGAAACACTGAGCATTGTTGACAATGCGTATATCATGAATGAAGGCCGGATACTCATCTCAGGCGGCAGCGACACGATTGCGAACAGCGAAGTAGCGAAAAAGTACTACCTCGGCCAAAACTTCAGCCTGTAA
- the kdsC gene encoding 3-deoxy-D-manno-octulosonate 8-phosphate phosphatase KdsC — translation MDSVSYAKKVKLLIFDVDGVLTGGHIIFGADGEALKTFHCQDGMGISLAHKAGLKTAIITGRESEMVRRRGAELKIGDIYQGAINKVLALRELMDKHMLTLEQIAYVGDDINDLPVMVQIGLPCAVANAVPEVKAAAKFIAGRQGGSGAVRDVIEFILKAQGLWDGLIAEYMRSDRFMVNQ, via the coding sequence ATGGATAGTGTCTCATATGCCAAAAAGGTCAAACTCCTCATTTTTGATGTCGATGGAGTGCTGACCGGCGGGCATATCATCTTCGGCGCCGACGGTGAGGCGCTGAAGACATTTCACTGCCAGGACGGCATGGGGATTTCCCTGGCTCACAAAGCCGGACTAAAGACGGCGATCATCACCGGGCGGGAGAGCGAAATGGTGCGCCGCCGCGGCGCTGAACTGAAGATCGGCGACATATACCAAGGGGCAATCAACAAAGTACTCGCCTTGCGCGAGCTTATGGACAAACATATGCTTACCTTAGAGCAAATTGCCTATGTCGGCGATGATATTAACGATTTGCCGGTCATGGTGCAAATCGGCCTTCCCTGCGCCGTAGCCAATGCGGTACCGGAAGTAAAGGCTGCAGCCAAATTTATCGCCGGCCGCCAGGGCGGGAGCGGCGCTGTCCGCGATGTCATTGAATTTATTTTAAAGGCTCAAGGCCTATGGGACGGCCTTATCGCCGAATATATGCGATCAGACCGATTTATGGTAAATCAGTAA
- the rfaF gene encoding ADP-heptose--LPS heptosyltransferase 2 translates to MTYRNILIVKLSAIGDVIHALPVATALKKCFPQARITWVVEQPAYDILTNNPYIDEIILFEKTKFKSLAGFYRHAPGFINVLRERRFDLALDLQGLLKSAIISFLSGAPQRLVYCNAREYSDKIGKKVCGPNSDGHIVERYLDVVRELGCKIDEPEFIVNITEKETALSNAIAKQAGLDLAKPFVVLMPGTNWPNKCWPADKFAQLADKLFESDLIPVFAGGKADITAMKEIIRKSAVLPIDLIGKTSLKQLAFIIKNARAVVAGDTGPMHLAAALNTPVIALFGPTDPNRNGPYGTGHLVLTTGRFCQGCWRRRCPDGKDCLADIGVREVFEAVISLVRL, encoded by the coding sequence ATGACTTATAGAAACATTCTTATTGTCAAACTAAGCGCGATTGGCGACGTCATCCATGCCCTTCCTGTTGCAACGGCTCTAAAAAAATGCTTTCCGCAAGCCAGGATTACCTGGGTTGTTGAACAACCGGCGTACGACATTTTGACCAATAACCCCTATATTGACGAGATTATTCTCTTTGAAAAAACCAAGTTTAAGTCGTTGGCAGGATTTTACCGGCACGCACCAGGCTTTATTAACGTCTTGAGAGAGAGACGTTTTGACTTGGCGCTGGATTTGCAAGGTTTACTAAAGAGTGCGATTATATCTTTCCTCAGTGGAGCGCCGCAACGTCTGGTATATTGTAATGCCAGGGAGTATAGTGATAAAATTGGTAAAAAAGTATGCGGCCCCAACAGTGACGGTCACATTGTTGAGCGGTATTTAGATGTTGTTAGAGAGCTTGGCTGCAAAATTGACGAACCGGAATTTATCGTAAACATCACCGAGAAAGAGACAGCTTTGTCCAATGCAATCGCAAAACAAGCCGGACTAGACTTAGCTAAGCCGTTTGTTGTATTGATGCCTGGAACCAACTGGCCTAACAAGTGCTGGCCGGCAGATAAGTTTGCCCAATTAGCTGATAAGTTATTTGAAAGTGACCTTATTCCGGTTTTTGCCGGAGGAAAAGCTGATATAACTGCGATGAAGGAAATAATCAGAAAAAGCGCTGTTTTACCAATAGATCTAATTGGTAAAACCTCTCTTAAACAGTTAGCATTTATTATAAAAAACGCACGGGCCGTTGTTGCTGGCGATACTGGTCCCATGCATTTAGCGGCAGCCCTAAACACGCCGGTAATCGCCCTATTTGGCCCGACAGATCCGAACCGTAACGGCCCCTATGGTACAGGCCACCTTGTCCTGACAACAGGCCGTTTCTGCCAGGGATGCTGGCGGCGGCGGTGTCCGGACGGAAAGGATTGTTTGGCTGATATTGGTGTCAGGGAAGTGTTTGAGGCTGTAATAAGTTTAGTCAGATTATAG
- the kdsD gene encoding Arabinose 5-phosphate isomerase KdsD codes for MSIEQARACLELEAEAIRALIPRINDRFSAAMDMILKCSGRVVVTGMGKSGIIGKKIAATLASTGTPAFFLHPAEGIHGDLGMVTACDIVLAISNSGETNEIIGILPTLKRIGAPIIAMTGREQSTLAQNADVILNVAVEREACPLGLAPTASTTATLAMGDALAVALLSARNFTPEEFALYHPGGALGRKLLLTVENVMHSGDDLPVVTPDKTVKEALFAITAKGLGAVLVVESPDTMQLVGLLTDGDIRRSLEKGHEFLDKPVAGLMTKMPRTITKDKLAAHALNIMEKNKPRPITVLPVVDRQFRAIGIIHLTDLLRQGVV; via the coding sequence ATGTCTATCGAACAGGCCCGCGCCTGCCTGGAACTTGAGGCCGAAGCCATCCGGGCGCTCATACCGCGCATTAATGACCGGTTTTCCGCCGCCATGGACATGATTTTGAAATGTTCCGGCCGGGTGGTCGTTACCGGCATGGGTAAATCCGGCATCATTGGCAAAAAAATAGCCGCAACTTTGGCCAGCACAGGTACGCCGGCCTTTTTTCTGCACCCGGCCGAAGGCATTCATGGCGACTTGGGCATGGTGACCGCCTGTGATATAGTTTTGGCTATTTCCAACAGTGGCGAGACTAATGAGATTATCGGCATATTACCTACTCTCAAACGTATTGGTGCGCCCATTATTGCCATGACCGGCCGGGAGCAATCCACCCTGGCGCAAAATGCCGACGTTATTCTCAATGTAGCTGTCGAAAGAGAAGCCTGCCCGCTCGGTTTGGCTCCTACTGCCAGCACTACCGCCACGCTGGCGATGGGCGATGCTTTAGCTGTCGCGCTGTTGTCGGCCCGCAACTTTACTCCTGAGGAATTTGCGCTGTATCATCCGGGCGGCGCACTGGGCCGCAAATTGCTCTTAACAGTGGAAAACGTAATGCATAGCGGCGACGACCTGCCGGTAGTAACTCCGGACAAAACCGTCAAAGAAGCCTTATTTGCCATTACCGCCAAAGGTCTGGGCGCCGTATTGGTGGTTGAATCGCCGGATACCATGCAGCTGGTCGGACTCTTAACCGACGGCGACATTCGCCGCAGCCTGGAAAAAGGCCATGAATTCCTGGATAAACCGGTTGCCGGCCTCATGACCAAAATGCCGCGCACCATTACCAAGGATAAGTTGGCGGCCCACGCCCTTAACATTATGGAAAAGAACAAGCCGCGCCCGATAACCGTACTGCCGGTAGTTGACAGGCAGTTTCGGGCGATTGGCATTATTCACCTTACTGACTTATTGCGTCAAGGAGTGGTATAA
- the lptD_2 gene encoding LPS-assembly protein LptD: MPNNNRIILGLLAFAIVFGNAVPGHAQEAKAQTQQQTKSNAPIVIEANELSFNDDTGDITAKGNVVIIQDGQRVEGEQINGNSKLSEIWAKDKIHFTQEGAALDGTNTLYNYKLKTGSMEQVKGKIGHKFVSGKDISLFPDEMIINEGTTTNCPAKVPDYHVSADKIEIWPGDKLIAYNAKFWIKNTVIFSLPKYRTSLQKGAQSDFPRIGYDNDDGFFIKQYLDYPFNEKLSAYVNLDYYTKAKFKPNYGLIQRESNYSIGVAQGNFRDDDGYWIKKEPEFKFSYNPHRLGNLPVSYTFTAVYGKWTDSAKSSWHQDYTLYFNRDTVKLNSTMNLNLGTGIQQVRESYNDSVHNSFKFDATVDKRWSDRVSSWAGYHYTQNNNSLFDYDKTDVSRELASGVTYRIDRMNTVGVSQSYDLSNDRLADLDYTWYRNLHCWQATITYRAKRDEIKFDLSITRW, from the coding sequence ATGCCTAATAATAATAGAATCATCTTAGGATTGTTAGCTTTTGCGATAGTATTCGGTAATGCAGTACCCGGCCACGCTCAGGAAGCTAAAGCGCAAACCCAGCAACAGACTAAAAGTAATGCGCCAATAGTAATTGAAGCCAATGAATTGTCCTTTAATGATGATACCGGCGACATTACGGCCAAAGGAAATGTAGTCATCATTCAAGACGGTCAGCGCGTGGAAGGCGAGCAAATCAACGGGAACAGCAAGCTCAGTGAAATCTGGGCAAAAGATAAGATCCACTTTACACAAGAAGGTGCAGCCTTAGACGGCACCAACACTTTATACAACTATAAGCTTAAAACCGGCAGTATGGAGCAAGTCAAAGGCAAGATTGGCCATAAGTTCGTTTCGGGTAAGGACATTAGTCTTTTTCCGGATGAGATGATAATCAATGAGGGAACAACTACCAACTGTCCCGCAAAAGTCCCTGATTATCATGTAAGTGCCGACAAAATTGAGATATGGCCTGGTGACAAACTTATTGCCTACAACGCTAAGTTCTGGATTAAAAATACAGTCATATTTTCGTTACCTAAATATCGAACGTCTCTCCAAAAAGGTGCTCAATCCGATTTTCCACGTATCGGCTATGACAATGACGATGGTTTCTTCATTAAACAATATCTCGACTATCCGTTCAATGAAAAACTCTCGGCCTATGTTAACCTTGATTACTATACCAAAGCAAAATTTAAGCCTAACTATGGATTAATTCAACGTGAATCGAATTATTCTATTGGTGTGGCTCAAGGTAATTTCCGTGATGATGATGGCTACTGGATAAAGAAAGAGCCTGAATTCAAATTTTCCTATAACCCTCATCGATTAGGAAATTTGCCGGTAAGTTATACATTTACTGCTGTCTATGGCAAATGGACTGATTCGGCTAAATCAAGCTGGCATCAGGACTATACCCTGTATTTCAACCGGGACACAGTTAAGCTCAATAGTACCATGAACTTGAATCTGGGTACCGGTATCCAGCAAGTGCGCGAAAGCTACAATGATTCTGTCCACAACAGTTTCAAATTTGACGCCACCGTAGATAAAAGATGGTCTGACCGTGTAAGTTCCTGGGCAGGATATCATTATACTCAGAATAATAATTCATTGTTTGATTATGATAAGACTGACGTAAGCCGCGAACTGGCGTCAGGGGTTACCTACAGAATTGATAGGATGAATACTGTTGGTGTAAGCCAAAGCTATGACTTAAGCAATGATCGCCTTGCCGACCTGGATTACACCTGGTATCGTAACCTGCATTGCTGGCAGGCTACCATCACCTATCGTGCCAAACGAGATGAAATCAAATTTGACCTTAGTATCACAAGGTGGTAG
- a CDS encoding D-beta-D-heptose 1-phosphate adenylyltransferase: MKIIDRAHIAAIAENLRTTGRKVVFTNGCFDILHAGHVRYLAAARALGDCLIVGLNSDQSVRHLKGPTRPVNGQDDRAEVLAALAAVDYVVIFDDATAENLVADIKPDIYAKGGDYTIEKLPESRIVASYGGRTVLVPEVPGRSSSNIIKKINNALPE; encoded by the coding sequence ATGAAAATTATAGACCGCGCTCACATTGCTGCTATCGCTGAAAATCTTAGAACAACCGGGAGGAAAGTGGTATTCACCAATGGCTGTTTCGATATATTACACGCCGGACATGTCCGCTACTTAGCAGCCGCCCGCGCCTTGGGCGACTGCCTGATTGTCGGACTGAACAGCGATCAATCGGTACGCCACCTCAAAGGCCCGACCCGCCCGGTGAATGGCCAGGACGACCGGGCTGAAGTGCTGGCCGCGCTGGCAGCCGTAGATTATGTTGTGATATTTGATGATGCTACAGCCGAAAACTTGGTGGCTGACATTAAACCTGACATTTATGCAAAAGGCGGGGACTATACAATTGAAAAACTGCCGGAGAGCAGGATTGTAGCCTCGTATGGCGGACGTACCGTACTGGTGCCGGAGGTCCCAGGCCGGTCGTCAAGCAATATTATTAAGAAGATTAATAACGCATTGCCAGAGTGA
- the hldE gene encoding Bifunctional protein HldE encodes MSQNLIKLIDNFQNKKIMIIGDMVADVYLEGRISRISREAPVLVLEHAGETVVPGGAANAVHNAATLGGAVYAVGVVGQDSAGLELTNILKTKNVNTEGVIIDPSRPTITKTRIMAGGQATVRQQIVRVDRESKEELTHDVNQKLLKFIEATIPGMDAVVISDYGSMSISPAIREQVVETCNRAGVASMVDSRYNVMAYSGIKFVKQNESEAAAAVGYKTLSNDDQLKYAAGTILERLDAEVVLITQGSEGMTLFHRNGFTIHIPVTNISKVYDVTGAGDTVVVTMMLALAAGADYADAARLANFAAGIVVRKPGTATTTPEELKAAIGEYYL; translated from the coding sequence ATGTCCCAGAACCTTATAAAGTTAATTGATAACTTTCAAAACAAGAAGATCATGATCATTGGCGACATGGTGGCTGATGTATATCTTGAGGGACGGATATCACGTATATCCAGGGAGGCCCCGGTACTTGTACTGGAACACGCCGGTGAAACCGTTGTTCCCGGCGGCGCAGCTAACGCTGTTCATAATGCGGCTACCTTGGGCGGCGCGGTTTATGCAGTCGGGGTAGTCGGTCAGGATAGTGCGGGGTTGGAGCTTACTAATATTCTTAAAACTAAGAACGTAAACACCGAAGGGGTTATCATAGATCCATCCAGACCGACCATCACAAAGACACGTATTATGGCCGGCGGTCAAGCTACGGTGAGACAACAGATTGTACGGGTAGATCGCGAGAGTAAAGAAGAATTAACGCATGATGTTAATCAAAAGTTGCTAAAGTTTATTGAAGCGACTATTCCGGGTATGGACGCCGTCGTTATCAGCGACTACGGTAGTATGTCAATATCGCCCGCCATTAGGGAACAGGTTGTTGAGACCTGTAACCGGGCGGGCGTTGCCTCTATGGTCGATTCCCGCTATAACGTTATGGCATACTCCGGGATCAAATTTGTCAAGCAAAACGAGTCTGAAGCAGCGGCTGCTGTAGGCTATAAGACCTTAAGTAACGACGACCAGCTTAAGTACGCCGCCGGCACGATACTCGAACGCCTTGACGCCGAGGTTGTCTTAATTACTCAAGGTTCTGAGGGCATGACCCTGTTTCATCGCAACGGTTTTACTATACACATACCGGTAACCAATATCAGCAAGGTATATGACGTTACCGGTGCTGGCGATACCGTAGTTGTAACCATGATGCTGGCGTTGGCCGCTGGGGCTGATTACGCGGACGCTGCCAGGCTGGCAAACTTTGCTGCCGGAATCGTGGTAAGAAAACCTGGTACAGCTACTACTACGCCGGAGGAGCTTAAGGCAGCGATTGGAGAATACTATTTATGA
- the smc_3 gene encoding Chromosome partition protein Smc, with product MYGLALIAVIAVMGGAIAYIGDKLGTKVGKKKLSIFGLRPKHTSIIVTIVTGILISAATLGVMTAVSRDVRTALFGMKELKAAMVSLNSEVMSKTAELEASRAALENKNAEYAAVAAKVKETSEHLKQIMAELDEVTAERDRTAAALNKLQSDYVLAQRDLVKYQNDIKNLQATKKELDSRIGELTAAKTTLQKDVDRLNELTANLKNNIQIVREGTVAFRAGEVLSTSVVHGGQSHDDTVQALSDIIYKTNLYLINKLGIADKKTEVLWISRAEFDQAASLIAETNQDVIVRISTVGNTIYGEAVIGRLELFPNHLIYNKGEDIYSEVFNPVTDAQQAEETVMVFLQKVNAAAVERGILPDPIQGTVGSMSGAQLFETINKVKRQSGKFELTAVTKTDIYTAGPLQIEIRVRSVL from the coding sequence ATGTATGGCCTGGCTTTAATCGCCGTAATTGCCGTAATGGGCGGCGCAATCGCTTATATCGGCGACAAACTGGGTACCAAAGTAGGCAAGAAAAAACTCAGCATATTTGGTCTTAGACCCAAACACACCTCTATTATTGTTACCATTGTTACCGGTATTCTCATTTCGGCTGCCACCCTGGGGGTTATGACTGCCGTATCCCGGGATGTGCGCACCGCGCTGTTCGGCATGAAAGAATTAAAGGCCGCAATGGTATCCCTGAACAGCGAGGTTATGTCCAAGACCGCCGAACTTGAAGCCAGCCGCGCTGCCCTTGAAAATAAAAATGCCGAATATGCCGCTGTTGCCGCTAAAGTTAAAGAAACCTCCGAGCACCTGAAACAAATCATGGCCGAACTTGACGAGGTAACCGCCGAACGCGACCGCACTGCAGCGGCTCTGAACAAGCTGCAGTCCGACTACGTCCTGGCGCAGCGGGACCTGGTCAAATATCAAAATGACATCAAGAATCTGCAAGCTACTAAAAAAGAGTTGGACAGTCGTATTGGCGAACTGACTGCTGCCAAGACTACCCTGCAAAAAGATGTTGACCGTCTGAACGAGCTGACGGCCAATCTTAAAAATAATATTCAGATTGTCCGGGAAGGTACGGTAGCCTTCCGGGCGGGTGAGGTGTTATCCACCTCGGTGGTCCATGGCGGTCAGTCGCATGACGACACGGTACAGGCCCTTTCTGACATCATATATAAGACCAATTTGTATCTTATCAATAAACTTGGCATCGCTGACAAAAAAACCGAAGTATTGTGGATTTCCCGTGCCGAATTTGATCAAGCAGCCTCCCTGATTGCCGAAACCAATCAAGATGTCATTGTCCGCATTTCAACAGTAGGCAATACCATTTACGGCGAGGCGGTAATCGGCCGTCTTGAACTGTTCCCCAACCACTTGATATATAATAAAGGTGAAGACATATACAGCGAAGTGTTTAACCCGGTAACTGATGCGCAGCAAGCTGAGGAAACCGTTATGGTCTTCCTGCAAAAAGTCAATGCCGCTGCGGTAGAACGCGGCATCCTGCCTGACCCGATTCAGGGTACGGTAGGCAGCATGAGCGGGGCGCAACTGTTTGAAACCATCAACAAAGTCAAACGTCAATCAGGCAAATTTGAGCTTACCGCTGTCACGAAAACCGACATCTATACGGCCGGCCCGCTGCAAATCGAGATTAGGGTAAGAAGCGTCCTGTAA
- the bshA gene encoding N-acetyl-alpha-D-glucosaminyl L-malate synthase: MNILLVVPRLNIGGAETYVAMTAVALKQLGFTVSVASGGGMLADFLREKGIKHYFVPIRFNTALSAWMLEQIIRKNQIHIVHANSAAAGITAVQARQRVRVPVIYTAHGVFGHNAKEMTINQCDKIICVSEYVRQYAIEKGFTANKLITVYSGIDLNKFKPDIKKTSVIRNNLGIPEEAFTIAIVSRIKNLHNKGHADILKILEKYSGAQDWHLMVIGKGKGLWKLKYHIWKNNLNKRVHCMGHIVNVQDVLDGADAMVLPSNFETFGLVLAESMAMEKPVVTYAVGGTPEVVDHERTGFLVEKNNLDELYRRLCMLADSKNLRIEMGRQGRRWVENHFDSKIMTNKLVEIYQSLGR; the protein is encoded by the coding sequence TTGAATATACTATTGGTTGTACCGCGCTTAAACATAGGCGGAGCCGAGACTTATGTTGCCATGACTGCGGTTGCGTTGAAACAACTTGGTTTTACCGTATCTGTTGCTTCAGGCGGGGGAATGCTGGCCGATTTTTTGCGCGAAAAAGGAATCAAACATTATTTTGTTCCCATTCGCTTTAATACCGCTTTGTCGGCTTGGATGCTGGAGCAAATCATAAGAAAAAATCAGATACATATTGTACATGCTAACTCTGCTGCTGCCGGGATTACGGCTGTTCAGGCACGACAACGGGTTAGGGTGCCGGTCATTTATACCGCACATGGGGTGTTTGGACATAATGCGAAAGAAATGACCATTAACCAATGTGATAAAATCATATGTGTGAGTGAGTATGTACGACAATATGCAATCGAAAAAGGTTTTACGGCAAACAAATTAATTACTGTTTATAGTGGAATTGATTTAAATAAATTTAAGCCTGATATAAAAAAAACGAGCGTTATTCGCAACAATCTTGGTATTCCAGAAGAAGCATTTACCATAGCCATTGTTTCAAGGATAAAAAATTTGCATAATAAAGGTCATGCGGATATTCTGAAAATATTAGAAAAGTATAGCGGTGCGCAAGACTGGCACTTGATGGTTATCGGCAAAGGTAAAGGACTATGGAAGTTGAAGTATCATATTTGGAAAAACAATCTCAATAAGCGAGTGCATTGTATGGGACATATTGTAAATGTACAAGATGTCTTAGATGGTGCAGATGCAATGGTACTGCCGTCTAACTTTGAAACGTTTGGATTAGTGCTGGCGGAATCCATGGCCATGGAAAAACCGGTAGTGACATATGCAGTCGGAGGTACGCCCGAAGTAGTTGACCATGAACGTACGGGTTTTTTAGTAGAGAAGAATAACCTGGACGAATTATACCGTAGACTATGTATGCTTGCTGACAGCAAAAATTTGCGTATTGAGATGGGGCGCCAGGGGCGGAGATGGGTAGAGAATCATTTTGACAGCAAAATTATGACGAATAAACTTGTCGAAATTTACCAAAGTTTAGGGAGATAG
- the kdsA gene encoding 2-dehydro-3-deoxyphosphooctonate aldolase codes for MNTVKIQNITVGAQHPIALIAGPCVIEGAERTLKIGRAVKAIADRLNIPYIFKASYDKANRSSYNSFRGPGLKEGLSILAHIKQELGVPVLSDIHCITQIEPAAEVLDIIQIPAFLCRQTDLVYQAARTGKVINVKKGQFLAPLDMKNVIAKIEEAGNNNILLTERGVTFGYNNLVADFRALPIMRSLGYPVVFDATHSVQLPGGAGTSSGGQREFVPCLTRAAVAAGIDVLFMEVHDNPPEAKSDGPNMLYIDQLEDVLKDVLAIDHVVRRHK; via the coding sequence ATGAACACAGTCAAAATCCAGAACATCACTGTAGGCGCGCAACATCCTATAGCCCTTATTGCCGGACCGTGCGTCATTGAAGGCGCTGAACGTACCTTAAAAATTGGCCGGGCCGTTAAGGCAATTGCCGACCGCTTAAACATACCCTATATTTTCAAAGCTTCTTACGACAAAGCCAACCGCTCGTCGTACAACTCGTTCCGCGGCCCCGGCCTCAAAGAAGGTCTGAGCATTCTGGCCCATATTAAACAAGAACTGGGTGTTCCGGTGTTGAGCGACATCCACTGCATTACTCAGATCGAACCTGCGGCCGAAGTATTGGATATTATTCAAATTCCGGCTTTTTTATGCCGTCAGACCGATTTGGTCTACCAGGCGGCCCGCACCGGCAAAGTCATAAATGTCAAGAAAGGCCAGTTCCTGGCGCCGCTTGACATGAAAAACGTCATTGCCAAAATCGAAGAAGCCGGCAACAATAACATTTTGCTTACCGAGCGCGGCGTAACCTTCGGCTACAATAATCTGGTGGCTGATTTCCGGGCGCTGCCGATCATGCGCTCCTTGGGTTACCCGGTAGTGTTTGATGCCACCCACAGCGTCCAACTGCCTGGCGGCGCCGGCACCAGTTCCGGCGGTCAGCGCGAGTTTGTCCCCTGCCTGACCCGCGCGGCGGTCGCCGCCGGTATTGACGTACTGTTTATGGAAGTGCATGATAATCCGCCTGAGGCCAAGTCCGACGGTCCCAATATGCTCTATATCGATCAACTGGAAGATGTGCTCAAAGATGTGCTGGCCATTGATCATGTTGTGCGCCGGCATAAATAA
- the lptA gene encoding Lipopolysaccharide export system protein LptA, protein MRTLSHSRRVLTAVTAALVLALGSLYAVAAPQPAAKTPVEIVADTIDYDSVQGVIHAAGDVRITQGQAVITGAKAEYNTKSKEGSITGGVKAINQDATLTAAEVKSYKENTYLVASGDAVLTKGDSRLTGPRIEYFADTQYALVPADGKVEMPDGTMTADKIEAFLNENSVTGTGSVHMVSPVRKLDATADQATYYGEPKGRSKVILSGNARAVQEGNVLTGETLTIRLDDKAMDAKGRTKLIITPQ, encoded by the coding sequence ATGCGAACACTATCTCACTCCCGCCGTGTCCTGACCGCCGTTACGGCAGCCTTAGTCCTGGCCCTTGGCAGCCTGTACGCTGTTGCCGCGCCGCAGCCGGCAGCCAAGACGCCTGTTGAGATTGTTGCCGACACCATCGACTATGATTCGGTACAAGGCGTCATCCATGCTGCCGGTGATGTGCGCATTACCCAAGGCCAGGCGGTAATCACCGGGGCCAAAGCCGAATATAACACCAAAAGCAAAGAAGGCAGCATTACCGGCGGTGTGAAAGCAATTAACCAGGACGCCACCCTTACGGCTGCCGAAGTAAAATCCTATAAAGAGAACACCTACTTAGTGGCCAGCGGCGACGCTGTGCTGACTAAAGGTGACAGCCGCCTTACCGGTCCCCGGATAGAATATTTTGCCGATACCCAATATGCATTAGTGCCTGCCGACGGCAAGGTTGAAATGCCTGACGGCACAATGACGGCCGATAAGATTGAGGCGTTTCTTAACGAAAACAGCGTTACCGGCACCGGCTCGGTCCATATGGTCAGCCCGGTCCGCAAACTTGACGCCACCGCCGATCAAGCCACCTACTATGGTGAACCCAAAGGCCGGAGCAAAGTTATCTTAAGCGGTAATGCCCGTGCGGTTCAGGAAGGCAACGTCCTGACCGGCGAAACGCTCACCATACGTCTTGACGACAAGGCGATGGACGCCAAAGGCCGCACCAAACTTATCATTACGCCGCAATAA